The bacterium genome segment CTTCTTCATTCATATCCCCTTTCGGAACGAGTCTGTTACACTTTAACAAACTGTCCCATCTAAGGGGTCCACTATCCGGTGATGGCCGAACCAAAGACACGAATAAGGCGTTCTTCAAGTTCCTGGGACCGGAATACAGCAAGCAATTGCAAAGCATTTGCTGTGACATGTGGCAACCTTATGTCGATATCATTCGAGAGTACGCTCCCGATGCTACACTGGTATTTGATAAGTTCCATATTGTCAGTCATCTCATGAAAGCCGTTGATGAGGTGCGGCGCCAGGAGATTAACGAGAAGGGTAAAGAGCACAAAGAGCTGATGATCAAAACACGCTATATCTGGCTCAAAAACCCATGGAACCTCACCGATCATCAGAATGCGCGATTGAGATCCATGGAAAAGCTTAACCTGAAAATCAACCGCGCTTATTTGCTCAAGGAAGCGTTTCGCCGATTCTGGGACTATACGTCACGCTCTTGGGCTGAGAAATATCTCCGCTGGTGGTTCTGGTGGGCGACCCATTCCCGCCTGGAACCCATGAGACAATTCGCGTGGATGATCCGGAACCATGAAGAGGGCATATTAAATTACTTCAGAGCGAGGATCACCAACGCTACCGTAGAAGGACTCAATAACAAGGCCAAGGTCATCAGTCACAGAGCCTACGGGTTCCGAACATCAACGACCTTTATCCGGAACCTGTACCTCTGCATGGCTGACCTGCCGATGCCTCAAACTGTGCACCGATTCGTGTGAGGAACCTAAAATTAAGGTGAACGGGGAAGGGTAAACAGTGAACATATATTAATTACACATTCACAATTCACTATTCACGGAACTTCTCCCCTTGCGCCCCCTTCCCAACACCTGCTACCA includes the following:
- a CDS encoding ISL3 family transposase; the protein is SSFISPFGTSLLHFNKLSHLRGPLSGDGRTKDTNKAFFKFLGPEYSKQLQSICCDMWQPYVDIIREYAPDATLVFDKFHIVSHLMKAVDEVRRQEINEKGKEHKELMIKTRYIWLKNPWNLTDHQNARLRSMEKLNLKINRAYLLKEAFRRFWDYTSRSWAEKYLRWWFWWATHSRLEPMRQFAWMIRNHEEGILNYFRARITNATVEGLNNKAKVISHRAYGFRTSTTFIRNLYLCMADLPMPQTVHRFV